A single window of Granulicella mallensis MP5ACTX8 DNA harbors:
- a CDS encoding 3-keto-disaccharide hydrolase — protein MPKHEDTEVWEPVPPVVQPGNENSMPPSDAIVLFDGKNLDEWVSTSDKSPAKWIVHDGIVTVSKAQGVGNIETKKTFRDYQLHVEWRIPSNITGSDQARGNSGVFLASTGTGDSGYELQILDSYINKTYVNGQAGSIYKQGIPLVNPARKPGEWQSYDVVWTAPRFNSDGSLKSPAFVTVFFNGVLVQNHFELKGETLYVGQPTYKKYDTAPIKLQAHGDHSEPISFRNIWVRELK, from the coding sequence GTGCCGAAACATGAAGACACCGAGGTGTGGGAGCCGGTGCCGCCTGTGGTGCAACCGGGCAATGAAAACAGTATGCCTCCCTCGGATGCCATCGTCCTGTTTGATGGGAAGAACCTTGATGAGTGGGTATCTACCTCGGATAAATCGCCTGCGAAGTGGATCGTTCATGACGGTATCGTGACCGTGAGCAAGGCGCAGGGCGTCGGTAACATTGAGACGAAGAAGACCTTTAGAGATTATCAACTTCACGTTGAGTGGAGGATTCCATCCAACATTACGGGTAGCGATCAGGCGCGCGGAAACAGTGGTGTGTTTCTTGCCTCCACCGGTACAGGCGATAGCGGATATGAGCTGCAGATACTCGACTCGTACATCAACAAGACCTATGTGAACGGCCAGGCCGGAAGCATTTATAAGCAAGGTATTCCGCTGGTGAACCCGGCGCGTAAGCCAGGCGAGTGGCAAAGTTACGATGTGGTGTGGACTGCTCCGCGGTTCAATTCCGATGGTTCGTTGAAGAGCCCGGCTTTCGTCACCGTGTTCTTTAATGGTGTGCTGGTGCAGAACCACTTCGAGCTAAAGGGAGAGACACTATATGTGGGCCAGCCCACGTACAAGAAGTACGATACCGCTCCGATTAAACTGCAGGCGCACGGTGACCATAGCGAACCGATCAGCTTTCGCAATATCTGGGTGAGAGAACTCAAATAG
- a CDS encoding winged helix-turn-helix domain-containing protein has protein sequence MAKGNKMKNLERFGPFSLERSPLRLRRDFEIISLTTRQLETLELIVNAHGRIVPKEKFFEVVWKDAIVEDGNLTQTIFLLRKALGRLPDGGEFIETVSRQGYRLAPTALVPNSVGYTSSEATKTEATSSEATNTEATSIEADQLSKPAVNEGREDVRSPFATILKQEGAGAYSDVKVLLTRERLLLTLIIGLLVCLGLAGWNLGHVSIPHPTILRSVGVTNDGMQKSIHLPLLLNGDYLYVNETIDNLNYLALYNTDGERIMRIPSPTTGGRGLSIMHEPYRLLFGVPWDSASPFTVLSASGGASHIDGLSGRTIAVSPDEKTLAVIKGRQLLLADQAGGSLRTLAMLPNVAYWPEWSPDGKHIRLTTWAGDYRQSLWDINVANGSLTPLLVGSPHEHTVCCGSWSSDGKYFIYVVDEGYRSSLWIRDERPNIKLLIKETEQELVSGPVDFWNAPIISHDNKRLYAIGHEARGELIRLSRGEGGSVQSLPEDLSADTVTFSRDGHWIAYTLFPGGSLWRSRPDGSDKLQLSRPGRMTRAPQWSPDSTNLVYQCAIPGETWQICEASVDGLSVSNLTTAAQASGIATFSPHGDKVAYGQDVERGFQSQGDIFITIRDLKSGQQEKLSGSEGLSNARWSPDGRYMAATAAGTQALMLLDFQTGHWSKLTDQSVNDLIWSPDSKTVFFDTRQGADNGIFAAYPSTGKVEKYFDAKKLRRTGFPPWRLSVTPDGAPVVLQQAGTSEVYRFDIDLP, from the coding sequence ATGGCTAAGGGTAATAAAATGAAGAATTTAGAGCGCTTCGGACCATTCTCGCTAGAACGATCTCCACTGAGATTACGCAGAGATTTTGAGATCATTAGTCTTACTACGAGACAACTTGAGACCCTTGAGTTGATCGTCAACGCCCATGGTCGCATCGTTCCAAAGGAGAAGTTCTTCGAGGTTGTTTGGAAGGATGCCATCGTTGAAGATGGCAATCTAACGCAAACCATCTTCCTTTTGCGCAAAGCCCTGGGGAGGCTTCCGGATGGAGGAGAGTTCATCGAGACGGTTTCACGTCAGGGGTACCGCCTGGCGCCGACAGCTCTGGTTCCGAATAGTGTGGGCTATACAAGTAGTGAAGCTACAAAGACTGAAGCCACAAGTAGTGAAGCCACAAATACTGAAGCCACCAGTATTGAAGCCGACCAGCTCTCAAAGCCTGCGGTCAACGAGGGAAGAGAAGACGTTCGGTCGCCTTTCGCCACCATATTGAAGCAGGAGGGCGCCGGCGCGTATTCAGACGTAAAGGTGCTCCTTACGCGCGAAAGGCTCCTCCTCACCCTCATTATTGGACTCCTTGTGTGTCTTGGTCTGGCCGGATGGAATCTTGGACACGTATCCATACCCCACCCGACGATTCTTCGATCAGTAGGGGTTACAAACGACGGGATGCAGAAGAGCATACATCTACCGCTTCTACTGAACGGCGATTACCTCTATGTGAATGAAACGATTGACAACCTTAATTATCTTGCCCTGTACAACACGGATGGTGAACGCATCATGCGCATTCCGTCGCCGACGACGGGAGGGCGAGGATTGAGCATCATGCATGAACCCTACAGACTGCTATTTGGCGTTCCGTGGGATTCTGCTTCGCCGTTTACCGTGTTGTCTGCGTCCGGGGGGGCGTCCCATATCGACGGTTTGAGCGGGAGAACCATCGCGGTCTCTCCCGATGAGAAGACGCTCGCTGTCATTAAGGGAAGGCAGCTTTTGCTTGCCGATCAAGCGGGAGGGAGCCTAAGAACGCTCGCTATGCTGCCGAATGTTGCGTATTGGCCGGAGTGGTCTCCTGATGGAAAGCACATCCGCCTCACAACCTGGGCAGGCGACTATCGGCAAAGCCTCTGGGATATTAATGTTGCCAACGGTTCTTTGACACCTCTTCTCGTTGGTAGTCCCCATGAACACACGGTATGTTGCGGATCGTGGAGCTCCGATGGCAAATATTTCATCTATGTCGTCGATGAGGGGTATCGAAGTTCTCTATGGATTCGAGACGAAAGACCAAATATCAAGCTCCTGATCAAGGAAACTGAGCAGGAACTCGTCTCTGGCCCCGTCGACTTCTGGAATGCGCCGATCATCAGTCACGACAATAAACGTCTGTACGCCATCGGACATGAGGCGAGAGGAGAATTAATTCGACTCTCGAGAGGTGAAGGCGGTTCTGTCCAGTCACTCCCTGAAGATCTTTCAGCTGATACGGTGACGTTCTCCCGCGACGGCCATTGGATCGCGTACACCTTGTTCCCCGGGGGAAGCCTATGGAGAAGCCGGCCCGATGGCTCGGATAAACTCCAGCTAAGTCGACCTGGCAGGATGACGCGGGCGCCGCAGTGGTCACCGGACAGCACCAACCTCGTCTATCAATGCGCAATCCCAGGTGAGACATGGCAAATCTGTGAGGCATCAGTGGACGGACTTTCGGTGAGCAACCTTACGACCGCTGCCCAGGCTAGCGGGATCGCGACCTTCTCCCCCCATGGAGATAAAGTCGCATACGGGCAAGATGTCGAACGGGGCTTTCAGTCGCAGGGAGATATCTTCATAACGATCAGGGACCTCAAAAGCGGCCAGCAAGAAAAGCTCTCAGGCTCCGAGGGCCTCTCCAATGCTCGCTGGTCCCCTGATGGAAGATACATGGCCGCGACGGCAGCGGGGACCCAGGCACTTATGCTCCTTGATTTCCAGACGGGCCATTGGTCAAAACTGACGGACCAGTCAGTAAATGATCTTATTTGGAGCCCTGATTCGAAGACCGTTTTTTTCGATACGCGGCAGGGCGCTGACAATGGCATCTTTGCTGCCTATCCTTCCACTGGCAAGGTAGAGAAATATTTCGATGCAAAAAAGCTTCGCAGAACCGGGTTCCCCCCATGGCGCCTTTCGGTCACACCTGACGGCGCGCCCGTCGTCCTACAGCAAGCTGGCACGAGCGAGGTCTACCGTTTCGATATTGACCTTCCGTAA
- a CDS encoding sigma-54 interaction domain-containing protein, whose protein sequence is MSVFEAEGHSYQTIIDPQKILLLLRDEHSCDVLLVDMELPSLRTGRFLEEVASKMDVSRLWIISPMGTTYWRNDAERLGIRNVIWKPVQRHDFERVLETVSVRKAAILPAPAVSQISSKRHDTPCYIEDLPGGRYFLAACPAMMKLYETVCLLAAVDVPVLILGESGVGKDVVAALLHKHSLRSSACYSSLNCAALPPDLLESELFGYEAGAFTGAIKAKAGKFELADHGTLLLDEIGEMSAPMQAKLLHVLQDGRYSRLGARTESHVDVRVIAATNVDIETAIAQNAFREDLYYRISAFTIEIPPLRERREEIPFLIEQLVLHHAGSLRRDPVYISPEVMTLMMEYRWPGNLRELSNYVIRIQVLGNTDRVKADLEERIRGTRGIHAAPVPVAGEDAQEIAGMRLIVRTQRDRTESRLIQQALEDSGWNRRHAAVDLNISYRSLLYKIQQYGLTQNRHHMTHARSA, encoded by the coding sequence ATGTCTGTATTTGAGGCGGAGGGTCACTCCTACCAAACGATCATCGATCCACAGAAGATCCTTCTTCTGCTTCGCGATGAGCATTCATGCGACGTCTTGCTTGTTGATATGGAACTTCCGTCTTTGCGTACCGGCAGGTTTCTAGAGGAGGTGGCCAGCAAAATGGACGTATCACGGCTATGGATCATCAGTCCGATGGGGACGACCTACTGGAGAAATGACGCTGAACGATTGGGAATACGAAATGTTATCTGGAAGCCTGTGCAACGGCATGATTTTGAGCGAGTTTTAGAGACAGTTTCCGTTCGCAAAGCAGCGATATTACCGGCACCTGCCGTTAGCCAAATCTCGAGCAAGCGACACGATACGCCTTGCTACATTGAAGACTTGCCCGGTGGGCGCTACTTTCTGGCAGCATGCCCAGCCATGATGAAACTCTACGAAACGGTTTGCCTGCTTGCGGCAGTGGACGTACCGGTCCTGATTCTGGGAGAAAGTGGTGTCGGAAAGGATGTTGTCGCAGCTCTCCTCCATAAGCACTCGCTACGCTCGTCCGCCTGCTACTCGTCCTTGAACTGTGCAGCTCTGCCACCGGATCTGCTGGAAAGCGAGTTGTTCGGATACGAGGCAGGAGCCTTTACCGGGGCGATCAAAGCGAAGGCCGGAAAGTTTGAATTGGCTGACCATGGGACGTTGCTTCTCGACGAGATCGGAGAAATGAGTGCACCCATGCAGGCTAAGCTGTTGCACGTTTTGCAGGACGGTCGCTATTCACGCCTGGGAGCGCGCACGGAGTCTCATGTTGACGTCCGGGTGATCGCAGCAACCAATGTTGATATCGAGACGGCGATCGCACAAAATGCCTTTCGGGAAGACCTCTATTACAGAATTAGCGCGTTTACGATAGAAATTCCTCCACTTCGGGAGCGGAGAGAAGAGATTCCCTTTTTGATTGAACAACTCGTGCTCCACCATGCTGGTAGTCTGCGCCGCGACCCTGTTTATATCTCTCCAGAGGTAATGACGTTGATGATGGAATACCGCTGGCCAGGCAACCTGAGAGAGCTTTCCAATTACGTCATTCGTATCCAGGTACTTGGCAACACAGACAGAGTCAAGGCAGATTTGGAGGAGCGTATCCGTGGAACGCGTGGGATCCATGCGGCACCTGTACCAGTGGCTGGAGAGGATGCGCAGGAGATAGCAGGCATGCGATTAATTGTCCGGACACAGAGGGATCGGACAGAAAGCCGGCTTATTCAACAGGCACTAGAGGACTCTGGTTGGAATCGCCGTCATGCCGCTGTCGATCTCAACATCAGCTACCGTTCCTTGCTGTATAAGATCCAACAGTATGGGCTAACCCAGAACCGGCATCACATGACACACGCGCGAAGCGCCTAA